The following are encoded together in the Mesoplodon densirostris isolate mMesDen1 chromosome 2, mMesDen1 primary haplotype, whole genome shotgun sequence genome:
- the FAAP20 gene encoding Fanconi anemia core complex-associated protein 20, whose amino-acid sequence MDPARRSKLSLSRRRPPSGVRPRCPSNPPGSPPDGGECARPWAELLRVASADLNVDGELPPLPAFPGQEPRRSAERAPPESFTVGTETFSWTPFPPAPRRGGDPSHSDRVLREALGRTGSSAWSPQRHPAPEPRGTSSVEEQPSVGGSPTLQSCPMCQADFAPRLTQLDIESHLAQCLAESTDDAVW is encoded by the exons ATGGACCCGGCGCGGAGGTCAAAGCTGAGCCTGAGCCGGCGGAGGCCGCCCTCGGGGGTCCG CCCCAGGTGCCCGAGCAACCCCCCCGGTTCCCCTCCGGACGGCGGCGAGTGTGCGCGGCCGTGGGCTGAGCTGCTGCGCGTCGCGAGTGCGGACCTGAACGTGGACGGCGAGCTGCCGCCACTGCCCGCGTTCCCCGGCCAG GAGCCCAGGCGCAGCGCTGAGCGCGCGCCCCCGGAAAGCTTCACCGTGGGAACCGAGACCTTTTCCTGGACGCCCTTCCCGCCGGCCCCGCGGCGAGGCGGGGACCCGAGCCACTCCGACCGAGTGCTCCGCGAGGCCCTGGGGCGCACGGGGTCCTCCGCGTGGTCCCCCCAACGACACCCCGCGCCCGAGCCCCGCGGGACCTCCAGCGTCGAGGAGCAGCCGTCCGTGGGGGGGTCGCCGACACTGCAGAGCTGCCCCATGTGCCAGGCCGACTTCGCCCCCAG GCTGACCCAGCTGGACATTGAGAGCCAcctggcccagtgcctggcagagagCACAGACGACGCGGTGTG GTGA
- the LOC132484675 gene encoding uncharacterized protein LOC132484675, whose amino-acid sequence MTSPFPFLPPRPPAAAATRGRPAEPPWAPPPPRARCPLARPFPGPLRPGLPATPLPCGSCLGTGGPCGPGTDGMNPSPSQKADTGSGAEEKGSRQGCGDIVGGRSRWHGPGRGLGPRSAPPAPRKVRSPNSPPSDTGRHTRRSGQEAGRWAAPSPEPHTDMFTNSCAEHFVGGHRAPLPAVLPVLGTVQGLRNSPLQRVGLPAATPAPPPVPQPPQAWHWPLPSTFSRPVHLQASAAQRALISGHTATRGPTLSSWNVANRSRTLCAKAQPEEKNLLEALRGPGSRQHPPCPAGQPLSSRGEERLLFGGTGHPGAPSSGRLPQRTLWSRRFGAVFTNRGAGQAPRPGDARGTLATLTSRRTADPGQLGSLGMGPLSATKSGSPPARQQHRRPGFKSLLRAHCHAADDRGWTARLISDAGLAPGSEPRVGQTWGKQLREPILAAPPPRR is encoded by the exons ATGACGTCACCTTTCCCTTTCCTGCCGCCCAGGCCTCCCGCCGCTGCCGCCACGCGGGGCCGCCCGGCTGAGCCCCCGTGGGCCCCGCCGCCTCCCCGTGCCCGCTGCCCGCTGGCCCGGCCCTTCCCCGGGCCCCTCCGCCCCGGGCTCCCTGCCACGCCGCTGCCCTGTGGGAGCTGCCTCGGCACCGGTGGCCCCTGTG GGCCTGGGACGGACGGTAtgaaccccagccccagccagaaAGCAGACACTGGGTCTGGGGCCGAGGAGAAGGGGAGCAGGCAGGGCTGCGGGGACATCGTGGGGGGTCGGAGCCGCTGGCACGGGCCAGGCCGAGGGTTGGGGCCACGCTCTGCGCCGCCAGCGCCCAGAAAG GTACGCAGTCCCAACTCGCCTCCGTCTGACACAGGCAGGCACACTCGCAGGTCTGGACAGGAGGCAGGCCGGTGGGCGGCCCCGTCTCCAGAGCCCCACACAGACATGTTCACGAATAGCTGTGCAGAACACTTTGTCGGGGGCCACAG gGCCCCACTGCCCGCTGTCCTGCCCGTTCTGGGCACAGTGCAGGGGTTAAGGAACAGCCCACTTCAAAGGGTGGGGCTCCCGGctgccaccccagccccacccccagtcccacAGCCGCCGCAGGCCTGGCATTGGCCTCTGCCCAGCACCTTCTCCAGACCGGTCCACCTCCAGGCCAGCGCTGCCCAGCGGGCTCTCATCTCC GGTCACACGGCCACACGTGGCCCCACCCTGAGCTCCTGGAACGTGGCCAACAGGAGCCGTACTCTGTGTGCAAAGGCCCAGCCTGAAGAGAAGAAT TTGCTCGAAGCCCTGCGTGGCCCCGGGTCTCGGCAGCATCCTCCCTGCCCAGCTGGCCAGCCGCTCTCATCACGTGGGGAAGAGAGGCTGCTATTCGGGGGGACCGGCCACCCCGGGGCACCCAGCAGCGGACGGCTCCCTCAAAGGACGCTGTGGTCCAGGAGATTTGGGGCAGTCTTTACCAATCGAGGGGCAGGCCAGGCGCCCAGGCCTGGGGACGCCAGAGGGACACTGGCCACACTCACCAGCCGCAGGACAGCAGACCCTGGGCAGCTGGGGTCGCTGGGCATGG GGCCACTCAGTGCCACTAAGTCGGGAAGTCCACCAGCCAGGCAGCAGcacaggagacctgggttcaagtccctgctCAGAGCTCACTGTCACGCAGCCGATGACAGGGGCTGGACGGCCCGTCTGATCTCCGATGCGGGGCTGGCGCCCGGAAGTGAGCCCCGCGTGGGCCAGACATGGGGGAAGCAGCTCAGGGAGCCCATTCTGGCAGCTCCACCGCCCAGGCGCTGA